The DNA region TCTCGCGCGAGTTGACGAAACGCCGACTCGTCGTGGGTGGTCATGCGCGACTCAAGCTGATAACCGGGTGCGGCGGCGCGCTCGGGCAGTTCGTCGTCGTGGCTGCGAACCGCGCACGAGACCTGCTCGGAAAAACGTCCCGGATCGGCATCCGTGTTGGGGTCTTCCACCGTGATGAGGTGCGATGCGCCCAGGACTGCCAACAGCAGCGCGCCACCGTCGGGGTGGGTGAGCCGCCAGGACGCCAGCGGACGCGGGGCGGGCGCATTGAGCGCCAGGCGTAGGCCCGCGCCGCTGACATCCGTCGGCGACACAGCGAGTTCGTGGAGCGGCAACAGGAGTCCTATGCGTCGGCGGGGGGTGCGGGGTAGACGGTGAGTTCGCCGGGCGAAACTGTGCGGCCGAACGACACCTCCCAGCCCATTTCGGGGGCCCAGCGCTCGAAGCCGAGGAATGTGGTCTCGCCGGTGTCGGCGTAGTCGACATAGTCCATGTCGCCGCCGGCCGGCAGGCCCGTCGTGCCTTCGGTGGTGTAGGAGGCCCGTCCGCGTTCGGTCTCGTGGAAACTCACGCCGTCGACGGTGTGGGGCCCGCCGGGCTGCAGTGCCAGATCCTTGCGTCGCGTCCACATCGTGAGCTCGAGCCGGCCCTCGTCCTCCTCGACGCCGAACCAG from Mycolicibacterium sp. MU0053 includes:
- a CDS encoding DUF2617 family protein; amino-acid sequence: MPLHELAVSPTDVSGAGLRLALNAPAPRPLASWRLTHPDGGALLLAVLGASHLITVEDPNTDADPGRFSEQVSCAVRSHDDELPERAAAPGYQLESRMTTHDESAFRQLARELRDRCAGDPEWLGGAFPGDDAALTALTAQPDGAGWRWQTWHLYPAPGAGGTVVHTASRWNP
- a CDS encoding DUF4178 domain-containing protein, producing the protein METLLILLAIGLFIAAIVVFINARQRPREPKQRAQRQDPLKFATIPTFGPRQLGPGAIVSYGGIDYVVRGSVTLREGPFVWWEHLLEGGDGEPIWFGVEEDEGRLELTMWTRRKDLALQPGGPHTVDGVSFHETERGRASYTTEGTTGLPAGGDMDYVDYADTGETTFLGFERWAPEMGWEVSFGRTVSPGELTVYPAPPADA